From Paenibacillus sp. GP183, one genomic window encodes:
- a CDS encoding MarR family transcriptional regulator, whose protein sequence is MPEHVELEQTASLKLFVVLSKAYKTIMDRAIKDMKQQGMSPSEFTVLEVLYSKGKFPLQQIGDKILVTSGSVTYNIDKLEKKGLLKRVPCEEDRRVIYAEITEAGTELFDRIFPNHAKLVNTVMSGLSLNEKQQAAELLKKLGKGAAGS, encoded by the coding sequence ATGCCGGAACATGTAGAACTGGAACAAACTGCGTCATTGAAATTGTTTGTGGTTCTGTCCAAGGCTTATAAAACCATTATGGACAGGGCAATCAAAGACATGAAGCAGCAAGGAATGTCTCCTTCCGAGTTCACGGTGCTGGAGGTTTTGTACAGCAAGGGAAAATTTCCGTTGCAGCAAATTGGCGATAAAATATTGGTTACAAGCGGTAGTGTCACCTACAATATCGATAAACTCGAAAAAAAGGGTTTATTGAAACGGGTTCCCTGCGAGGAAGACAGAAGAGTTATTTACGCGGAAATAACGGAAGCTGGAACCGAGTTGTTTGACCGTATCTTTCCAAATCATGCGAAGTTGGTCAATACGGTGATGAGCGGCCTTTCTCTGAACGAAAAACAGCAGGCTGCCGAATTACTTAAGAAGTTGGGAAAAGGAGCGGCAGGAAGTTAA
- a CDS encoding chemotaxis protein CheX: MEANFINPFLFSSVYVIESVIQIKPSIGKIKVSEIREIENTLLLKIGIVGQIERDVLFGFPKYMIMKIVSKMMGGYTVTEYDEMCQSALAELGNMITGNASSMLMDEGYKVDITPPNIIDDMTKYRGIKAFQIPLQIESIGEFNISITV; encoded by the coding sequence GTGGAAGCCAATTTTATTAATCCGTTTCTTTTTTCATCCGTTTATGTCATCGAATCCGTTATCCAAATAAAACCATCCATTGGCAAAATAAAAGTATCGGAAATTCGCGAGATTGAAAATACTTTACTCCTTAAGATCGGCATAGTAGGTCAAATTGAGAGAGATGTATTGTTTGGCTTTCCGAAATATATGATTATGAAAATAGTTTCCAAGATGATGGGCGGCTACACGGTAACCGAATATGATGAGATGTGCCAAAGCGCTTTGGCGGAACTCGGAAATATGATCACAGGAAATGCAAGCTCCATGCTCATGGATGAAGGGTATAAAGTTGACATAACACCTCCCAATATAATTGATGATATGACAAAATACAGGGGAATAAAAGCATTCCAGATCCCACTCCAAATTGAATCCATAGGGGAATTTAACATAAGCATAACCGTATAA